The region TTAAACCACCCCGACCAGCCCCCCTGATCCTTTCCCCCAGACCGTCGCCTTGCGCCACCCGTGGTACCCCCTTGAAGCGCTGCGGCGCTCGTCCCGGATTTGTTGGATACCAGAACCGGAGCAATTGTGCCGAGAGGGCGGCTCATTTTGTGAAATGTGCAATATGTGCCAAAAAATTTTTCAAAACCGTAAAATATTTTCTTGCATAATTGGCACAAGGCTGTTATGAGGTCCCAATAGACTTTAGATGGCTCTATTCGCTGAATACCATTCAGTTTTTTTCGCAGGCGCTCCCGGTATGAACCCGCTTTTTGAAAAACGGTGTCTGGTTTTCGGCTGCGGAAACCCCCTTCTGGGCGATGACGGCTTCGGGCCGCAGGTCATCGAACGGCTGACCGCTCACCATGAGCTGCCTTCATGGGTGGGCGCCCTGGATGTCGGCACCGCCATCCGCGACATCCTCTTCGACCTGCTGCTGGTGCCCCAAAAACCCGAACGGCTGGTCGTCGTCGACGCCATGGGCCACACCGGCCGGCCGGCCGGGGAGATCCTCGAAATCGAAGTGGATGCCATCAGCCCCGCCAAGATCGTTGATTTTTCGCTGCACCAGTTTCCCACCACCAACATGCTCAAGGAACTCCGGGAATCGACCGCGATGGAGGTGCGCGTTCTGGTGGTTCAGATCGCGCAGATTCCCGAGACCGTTTGGCCGGGCCTCTCCGCACCGGTTCAGGCGGCGGTCCCCAGGATGTGTGCGCGCATCCTGGAAATCCTGCGCTCACCGGTGCGGCCGAAAGTGGGGAGGGATTATGATTGAAATTCAAGTGGGCATGCTGGCCCGTAGGCTGAACGTCCACCGCAATACAGTGTCCAACTGGATCCGGAGCGGGAAGCTCAAAGCCGCCCGAACCGTCGGCAAACGCTACCGCATCCAGGAGGCCGACTGGGCCCGGTTTTGTCGGGAGTACGGTCTCTCGGAGACCGTTTGCCAGGCCGCCGTGAAACGGCCCGGCCATTCGGAACCCACCGGAGCGCGGGGCATGGCCCCCAATCCACATCACACGAGAGAGGTGCATATGTCTGAGAAACCCTTGGGATCTGTTTTGGTGGTCGGCGGCGGCATCGCCGGCATCCAGGCCACGCTGGACCTGGCCAACAGCGGGTACTTCGTCTACATGGTGGAGAAGAGCGCGGGGATCGGAGGGGTGATGGCCCAACTGGACAAGACCTACCCGACCAACGACTGCGCCATGTGAATCGTTTCGCCCAAGTTGGTCGAGTGCGGTCGGCACTTGAACGTTGCGTTACTGACGCTGTCAGAAGTGGTGGAGGTTTCGGGGCAGGCCGGTCATTTCCGGGTGGCCGTCAAGCAGCACCCCCGCTACGTGGACATGGAAAAGTGCATCGCCTGCGGGCTGTGCGCTGAGAAATGCCCCAAGAAAGTCCCCGACGAGTACAACGCCGGGGTCGGCAAGCGCAAGGCGGCCTACATCAAATACGGTCAGTCGGTCCCCCTCAAATACGCCCTCGACCCCGACAGCTGCATTTTTTTAACCCGCGGCAAATGCCGGGCCTGTGAGAAATTCTGCCCCACCGGGGCCATCAATTTCGAAGATCGCGAAAAGGTCGTCACCCTGGATGTCGGCGCCGTGATCCTGGCCCCGGGCTACAAACCCTTCGACCCCTCAGGTTTCGATTTCTACGGCTACCGCCAGATCCCCGATGTCGTCACCAGTCTCGAGTACGAGCGGCTGCTCTCGGCCAGCGGCCCCTGCATGGGGCATCTCGTGCGCCCCTCGGATCACCGCGCGCCCGAGAAGATCGCCTGGGTACAGTGCGTCGGCTCGCGCAACACCAACCGCTGCGACAACGGCTACTGCTCCAGCGTCTGCTGCATGTACGCCATCAAGCAGGCCCTGGTGACCCGCGAGCACCTCACCGGCGGCGACTTGGCGCAGACGGTCTTCTGCATCGACGTCCGCAGCCCCGGCAAGGAATTCGAGCGCTACTACGAGGGCGCCAAGGCCCAGGGGGTCCGGTTTCTGCGGGCCCGCCCGCACACCATCGACCCTGGCCCCGACAACCGCGGCGTCAGCATGCGCTACACCACCGAGGACGGCCGCACCCTGGACGAGACCTTCGACATGGCGGTGCTCTCGGTGGGCCTCGAGGCGCCCGCCGACAGCCAAGCGCTGGCCGAGAAGTTCGGCATCGCTCTGGATCGGCACAACTTCGCCAAAACCGACGCCTATACGCCGGTTTGCAGCAGCCGCGAGGGGATCCTGGTGACCGGCGCCTTCACGGGGCCCAAGGCGATCCCGCGCTCGGTGACCGAGGCCTCCGCGGCGGCTTCCGAAGCCGCCCGGCTGCTCGCGGCCGCCAAAGGCTCCCTGACCCGCAGCAAGACCTACCCGCCGGAGAAAACCCCGACGGGAGCCGCTGCCCGGGTGGGGGTCTTCGTCTGCTCTTGCGGCATCAACATCGCAGGGGTGGTGGATGTCACCGCCGTCGCCGACTATGCCCGCAGCCTGCCCAACGTCGTTTATGTGGGCAACAACCTCTTCACCTGCTCGGCCGACACCCAGGACCTGATCGCCCAGAAGATCCGCGAGCACGACCTCAACCGGGTTGTGATTGCGGCCTGCACCCCGCGCACCCACGAGCCCCTCTTCCAGGACACCCTGCGCGAGGCGGGCCTGAACCCCTATCTGGTCGAAATGGCCAACATCCGCAACCACAACTCCTGGGTGCACCAGAAAATGCCGGAAAAGGCCACCGCCAAGGCCAAATACCAGGTGCGCATGGCGGTTGCCAAGGTTTCTCTGGGCACGCCATTGGAGCGGCTCTCCGT is a window of Desulfobacteraceae bacterium DNA encoding:
- a CDS encoding hydrogenase maturation protease, which encodes MNPLFEKRCLVFGCGNPLLGDDGFGPQVIERLTAHHELPSWVGALDVGTAIRDILFDLLLVPQKPERLVVVDAMGHTGRPAGEILEIEVDAISPAKIVDFSLHQFPTTNMLKELRESTAMEVRVLVVQIAQIPETVWPGLSAPVQAAVPRMCARILEILRSPVRPKVGRDYD
- a CDS encoding FAD-dependent oxidoreductase, translated to MSEKPLGSVLVVGGGIAGIQATLDLANSGYFVYMVEKSAGIGGVMAQLDKTYPTNDCAMUIVSPKLVECGRHLNVALLTLSEVVEVSGQAGHFRVAVKQHPRYVDMEKCIACGLCAEKCPKKVPDEYNAGVGKRKAAYIKYGQSVPLKYALDPDSCIFLTRGKCRACEKFCPTGAINFEDREKVVTLDVGAVILAPGYKPFDPSGFDFYGYRQIPDVVTSLEYERLLSASGPCMGHLVRPSDHRAPEKIAWVQCVGSRNTNRCDNGYCSSVCCMYAIKQALVTREHLTGGDLAQTVFCIDVRSPGKEFERYYEGAKAQGVRFLRARPHTIDPGPDNRGVSMRYTTEDGRTLDETFDMAVLSVGLEAPADSQALAEKFGIALDRHNFAKTDAYTPVCSSREGILVTGAFTGPKAIPRSVTEASAAASEAARLLAAAKGSLTRSKTYPPEKTPTGAAARVGVFVCSCGINIAGVVDVTAVADYARSLPNVVYVGNNLFTCSADTQDLIAQKIREHDLNRVVIAACTPRTHEPLFQDTLREAGLNPYLVEMANIRNHNSWVHQKMPEKATAKAKYQVRMAVAKVSLGTPLERLSVDVTQKALVIGGGLAGMQAALSLADQDFPTVLVEKSDRLGGNAWQLESTDFGEPIQPMLAAIIARVQDHPGIQVLKNARLKTAVGSVGHFVSQIEIGGETRAVTYGAAVIATGARETVPEEYLFGQDERIMTHQGFDRHLAGHLADLQRAQNVVFIQCVGSREPQRPYCSRICCTHTVKNAIKLKKLNPEMRVFVLYRDMRTYGARELLYRKARELGVVFIRFSLADKPRVGLRDGELQVQVADPVLGRPLALSADYLVLAAAIAPTFSEELVELYKCAVNEDGFLNEAHPKLRPVDMSVDGLFVAGLCNYPKPVDEAIAQANAAAARAGIILSQKEMQLDAIKSFVTEQCDGCALCLDVCPYRAIRLESYEDPNGRTHQRIRTDPALCKGCGLCAATCPKGGVQVHGFTLEQLGSQVRAALEAAG